The proteins below come from a single Streptomyces sp. MRC013 genomic window:
- a CDS encoding serine/threonine-protein kinase, whose product MRPVGSKYLLEQPLGRGATGTVWRARQRETAGAEAAVPGQPGETVAIKVLKEELANDADVVMRFLRERSVLLRLTHPNIVRTRDLVVEGDLLALVMDLIDGPDLHRYLRENGPLTPVAAALLTAQIADALAASHADGIVHRDLKPANVLLAERDGRMHPMLTDFGIARLADSPGLTRTHEFVGTPAYVAPESAEGRPQTSAVDVYGAGILLYELVTGRPPFAGGTALEVLHRHLSEEPRRPSTVPAPLWTVIERCLSKDPDRRPSAENLARALRTVAAGVGVHATPAEIEAAEGVDALLAPDPSPAPVPGAPGVPGASDATQVLPNTGPDAPQYDPAAATSVLPQTGPAPAGPAGAADPTAVLPPVPRPEDPHPWQTQLRAARDRNEQTQVQYLSPEEDPLRRRPQRSPRQPPQPQPPQPQPPQPQPQPPYPPQHRQQYAPQPPPQQYAPQPLQPQQYAPAPRQQYAPQPQAPQQPQPPQPAPRAPRQRSANPMRIPGLGCLKGCLFTVVLLVAAGWLVWELTPLQDWIAQGKSYWQAISDAFSAVSDWISEVSGGTENPAPPAQR is encoded by the coding sequence GTGCGGCCAGTCGGCAGCAAGTACCTGCTCGAGCAGCCGCTCGGACGCGGCGCCACGGGCACCGTCTGGCGTGCCCGCCAGAGGGAGACGGCGGGCGCCGAGGCGGCCGTCCCGGGCCAGCCCGGCGAGACCGTCGCGATCAAGGTCCTCAAGGAGGAACTCGCGAACGACGCGGACGTCGTGATGCGCTTCCTCCGGGAGCGCTCCGTACTCCTGCGCCTCACCCACCCCAACATCGTCCGCACCCGCGACCTGGTGGTCGAGGGCGACCTGCTCGCCCTCGTCATGGACCTGATCGACGGCCCGGACCTGCACCGCTACCTCCGCGAGAACGGCCCGCTGACCCCGGTCGCCGCGGCGCTCCTGACCGCCCAGATCGCGGACGCGCTGGCCGCCAGCCACGCCGACGGCATCGTGCACCGCGACCTCAAGCCGGCGAACGTCCTGCTCGCCGAGCGTGACGGGCGGATGCACCCGATGCTCACCGACTTCGGCATCGCCCGCCTCGCCGACTCCCCGGGCCTGACCCGCACCCACGAGTTCGTCGGCACTCCCGCGTACGTCGCGCCCGAGTCCGCCGAGGGCCGCCCGCAGACCTCCGCCGTGGACGTCTACGGCGCCGGAATCCTGCTGTACGAGCTGGTCACCGGTCGTCCCCCGTTCGCGGGCGGCACGGCGCTGGAGGTCCTGCACCGGCACCTCAGCGAGGAGCCCCGCCGCCCGTCGACCGTGCCGGCCCCGCTGTGGACGGTCATCGAGCGCTGCCTCAGCAAGGACCCCGACCGCCGTCCCAGCGCCGAGAACCTCGCGCGGGCGCTGCGCACGGTCGCCGCCGGCGTCGGCGTCCACGCGACCCCCGCGGAGATCGAGGCGGCCGAGGGCGTCGACGCGCTGCTGGCGCCCGACCCGTCCCCCGCGCCCGTCCCCGGTGCGCCGGGCGTCCCCGGCGCCTCCGACGCCACCCAGGTCCTCCCGAACACCGGCCCGGACGCCCCGCAGTACGACCCGGCGGCCGCGACCAGCGTCCTCCCGCAGACCGGCCCCGCCCCCGCCGGGCCGGCCGGTGCGGCGGACCCGACCGCCGTCCTGCCGCCCGTACCGCGGCCGGAGGACCCGCACCCCTGGCAGACGCAGCTGCGCGCCGCCCGGGACCGCAACGAGCAGACCCAGGTCCAGTACCTCAGCCCCGAAGAGGACCCTCTGCGCCGCCGCCCCCAGCGGAGTCCCCGGCAACCGCCCCAGCCCCAGCCGCCCCAGCCCCAGCCGCCCCAGCCCCAACCGCAGCCCCCGTACCCGCCGCAGCACCGGCAGCAGTACGCCCCGCAGCCTCCGCCGCAGCAGTACGCCCCGCAGCCGCTCCAGCCCCAGCAGTACGCCCCGGCGCCCCGGCAGCAGTACGCCCCCCAGCCGCAGGCACCCCAGCAGCCCCAGCCGCCGCAGCCCGCGCCGCGCGCCCCGCGGCAGCGCAGCGCCAACCCGATGCGCATTCCCGGCCTGGGCTGCCTCAAGGGCTGCCTGTTCACGGTCGTGCTCCTCGTCGCGGCCGGCTGGCTCGTCTGGGAGCTGACCCCCCTCCAGGACTGGATCGCCCAGGGCAAGAGCTACTGGCAGGCCATCAGCGACGCGTTCTCCGCGGTCAGCGACTGGATCTCCGAAGTGAGCGGCGGCACGGAGAACCCGGCCCCGCCGGCGCAGCGGTGA
- the prfB gene encoding peptide chain release factor 2 translates to MAVVDVSEELKSLTSTMGSIEAVLDLDKMRADIAVLEEQAAAPSLWDDPEAAQKITSRLSHLQAEVRKAETLRGRIDDLAVLFELAEAEDDPDALAEAEAELTEVRKALDEMEVRTLLSGEYDEREALVTIRAEAGGVDASDFAERLQRMYLRWAERHDYKTEIYETSYAEEAGIKSTTFVVHAPYAYGTLSVEQGTHRLVRISPFDNQGRRQTSFAGVEVLPVVEQTDSIEIPENELRIDVYRSSGPGGQSVNTTDSAVRITHIPTGVVVSCQNEKSQIQNKASAMRVLQARLLERRRQEERAKMDALKGDGGSSWGNQMRSYVLHPYQMVKDLRTEHEVGNPQAVLDGEIDAFLEAGIRWRKQQEQEQEK, encoded by the coding sequence GTGGCAGTCGTCGACGTATCCGAAGAGCTGAAGTCCCTCACCTCGACCATGGGGTCCATCGAGGCGGTCCTCGACCTCGACAAGATGAGGGCAGACATCGCCGTGCTCGAGGAGCAGGCGGCCGCGCCGTCCCTGTGGGACGACCCCGAGGCGGCACAGAAGATCACCAGCAGGCTGTCCCACCTCCAGGCCGAGGTGCGCAAGGCGGAGACCCTGCGCGGCCGGATCGACGACCTCGCGGTGCTGTTCGAGCTCGCCGAGGCCGAGGACGACCCGGACGCCCTCGCCGAGGCCGAGGCGGAGCTCACCGAGGTCCGCAAGGCCCTCGACGAGATGGAGGTCCGCACGCTTCTGTCCGGCGAGTACGACGAGCGCGAGGCCCTCGTCACCATCCGCGCCGAGGCCGGCGGCGTCGACGCCTCCGACTTCGCCGAGCGCCTGCAGCGCATGTACCTCCGCTGGGCCGAGCGGCACGACTACAAGACCGAGATCTACGAGACGTCGTACGCGGAGGAGGCGGGCATCAAGTCGACCACGTTCGTCGTCCACGCCCCCTACGCGTACGGCACGCTCTCCGTCGAGCAGGGCACCCACCGCCTGGTCCGCATCTCCCCGTTCGACAACCAGGGCCGCCGCCAGACGTCCTTCGCGGGCGTCGAGGTGCTGCCGGTCGTCGAGCAGACCGACTCCATCGAGATCCCGGAGAACGAGCTCCGCATCGACGTGTACCGGTCCTCCGGCCCCGGCGGCCAGTCCGTCAACACCACGGACTCCGCGGTCCGCATCACGCACATCCCGACGGGCGTGGTCGTCTCCTGCCAGAACGAGAAGTCGCAGATCCAGAACAAGGCGTCCGCGATGCGCGTCCTCCAGGCCCGCCTCCTGGAGCGCCGACGCCAGGAGGAGCGCGCCAAGATGGACGCCCTCAAGGGCGACGGCGGCAGCTCCTGGGGCAACCAGATGCGCTCCTACGTCCTGCACCCGTACCAGATGGTCAAGGACCTGCGCACGGAGCACGAGGTCGGCAACCCGCAGGCCGTCCTCGACGGCGAGATCGACGCCTTCCTGGAGGCGGGCATCCGCTGGCGCAAGCAGCAGGAGCAGGAGCAGGAGAAGTAA
- the ftsE gene encoding cell division ATP-binding protein FtsE, whose translation MIRFDNVSKSYPKQNQPALRDVSLEIEKGEFVFLVGSSGSGKSTFLRLLLREERASTGTVHVLGKDLARLSNWKVPHMRRQLGTVFQDFRLLPNKTVAQNVAFAQEVIGKSPGEIRKSVPQVLGLVGLAGKEDRMPGELSGGEQQRVAIARAFVNRPMLLIADEPTGNLDPQTSVGIMKLLDKINRTGTTVVMATHDQNIVDQMRKRVIELEKGRLVRDQARGVYGYQH comes from the coding sequence GTGATCCGATTCGACAACGTCTCCAAGTCCTACCCGAAGCAGAACCAGCCCGCGCTCAGGGACGTCTCCCTGGAGATCGAGAAGGGCGAGTTCGTCTTCCTGGTGGGGTCCTCCGGCTCCGGGAAGTCCACCTTCCTGCGGCTGCTCCTGCGCGAGGAGCGCGCCAGCACGGGCACGGTGCACGTCCTCGGCAAGGACCTCGCCCGGCTGTCCAACTGGAAGGTGCCCCACATGCGCCGCCAGCTGGGCACGGTGTTCCAGGACTTCCGACTGCTGCCGAACAAGACGGTCGCGCAGAACGTGGCCTTCGCGCAGGAGGTCATCGGCAAGTCCCCGGGGGAGATCCGCAAGTCCGTACCGCAGGTCCTCGGCCTGGTCGGTCTCGCGGGCAAGGAGGACCGGATGCCGGGCGAGCTGTCCGGCGGCGAGCAGCAGCGCGTGGCCATCGCGCGCGCGTTCGTCAACCGGCCGATGCTGCTGATCGCCGACGAGCCGACCGGAAACCTCGACCCGCAGACGTCGGTGGGCATCATGAAGCTCCTCGACAAGATCAACCGCACGGGCACCACCGTCGTCATGGCGACGCACGACCAGAACATCGTCGACCAGATGCGCAAGCGCGTCATCGAGCTGGAGAAGGGCCGTCTCGTCCGCGACCAGGCCCGCGGCGTCTACGGCTACCAGCACTGA
- the ftsX gene encoding permease-like cell division protein FtsX → MRAQFVLSEIGVGLRRNLTMTFAVIVSVALSLALFGGAVLMGQQVNAMKDFWYDKVNVTIYLCNKNDAETAETCSKGAVTAQQKEQIETDLKKLDIVEAVHHETAEEAYRHYREQYGDTAIASVITPDQMQESFRVKLKNPEKYEVVATAFSGRSGVHSVQDQRGLLETLFNMMRGMNVAALVVMGLMLLIALMLIVNTVRVSAFSRRRETGIMRLVGASSFYIQMPFIMEAAFAGLLGGLVACVLLLVGRYFLIDEGLSLAEQMPLIQFIGWDAVFSVLPLVLVLGLLMPSLAAAVALRKYLKV, encoded by the coding sequence ATGCGCGCCCAGTTCGTACTCTCGGAGATCGGTGTCGGCCTCCGTCGCAATCTCACGATGACCTTCGCGGTCATCGTCTCCGTGGCCCTGTCGCTGGCGCTGTTCGGCGGCGCGGTGCTCATGGGTCAGCAGGTCAACGCGATGAAGGACTTCTGGTACGACAAGGTCAACGTCACCATCTACCTCTGCAACAAGAACGACGCGGAGACGGCCGAGACCTGCTCCAAGGGCGCCGTGACCGCCCAGCAGAAGGAGCAGATCGAGACGGACCTCAAGAAGCTCGACATCGTGGAGGCCGTCCACCACGAGACGGCGGAGGAGGCGTACCGGCACTACCGGGAGCAGTACGGCGACACGGCCATCGCCAGCGTCATCACGCCCGACCAGATGCAGGAGTCGTTCCGGGTCAAGCTGAAGAACCCGGAGAAGTACGAGGTCGTCGCCACCGCCTTCTCCGGCCGGTCCGGCGTCCACTCGGTGCAGGACCAGCGCGGCCTCCTGGAGACCCTGTTCAACATGATGCGCGGCATGAACGTCGCCGCCCTCGTCGTCATGGGCCTGATGCTGCTGATCGCGCTGATGCTGATCGTCAACACGGTGCGCGTCTCGGCGTTCAGCCGCCGCCGCGAGACCGGCATCATGCGGCTGGTCGGCGCGTCCAGCTTCTACATCCAGATGCCGTTCATCATGGAGGCCGCCTTCGCCGGCCTGCTGGGCGGCCTGGTCGCCTGCGTACTGCTGCTCGTGGGGCGGTACTTCCTGATCGACGAGGGCCTGTCGCTGGCGGAGCAGATGCCGCTGATCCAGTTCATCGGCTGGGACGCGGTGTTCTCGGTGCTCCCCCTCGTCCTCGTCCTGGGCCTGCTGATGCCGTCGCTGGCGGCCGCCGTCGCGCTGCGCAAGTACCTGAAGGTGTGA
- the smpB gene encoding SsrA-binding protein SmpB produces MAKEKGRKLIAQNKKARHDYHILDTYECGLVLTGTEVKSLRQGRASLVDGFVQIDGHEAWLHNVHVPEYSQGTWTNHTARRKRKLLLHRAEIDKLESKSQETGHTIVPLSLYFKDGRAKVEVALARGKKEYDKRQTLREKQDRREAERTMSAIRRRQRA; encoded by the coding sequence ATGGCTAAGGAAAAAGGGCGCAAGCTGATCGCGCAGAACAAGAAGGCGCGGCACGACTACCACATCCTGGACACCTACGAGTGCGGTCTGGTCCTGACCGGCACCGAGGTGAAGTCGCTGCGCCAGGGGCGCGCCTCGCTGGTGGACGGATTCGTGCAGATCGACGGGCACGAGGCGTGGCTGCACAACGTCCACGTACCGGAGTACAGCCAGGGCACCTGGACCAACCACACCGCCCGGCGGAAGCGGAAGCTGCTGCTGCACCGCGCGGAGATCGACAAGCTGGAGTCGAAGTCGCAGGAGACGGGGCACACGATCGTGCCGCTCTCGCTGTACTTCAAGGACGGCCGGGCCAAGGTCGAGGTCGCGCTGGCGCGGGGCAAGAAGGAGTACGACAAGCGGCAGACGCTGCGCGAGAAGCAGGACCGGCGCGAGGCCGAGCGGACCATGTCGGCGATCCGCCGCCGCCAGCGGGCGTGA
- a CDS encoding GNAT family N-acetyltransferase translates to MLTVERLRADHAPALPAFERENRAYFARSVSDRGDAYFAEFADRHRALLAEQEAGLVHLHVVLDEEGGLVGRVNLVCDGPNAPELGYRIARRATGRGVATAAVAEVCRLAAEAYGLVELWAVTTPDNAASRRVLERNAFRRVGEQPIRTGRPGLLHHRALL, encoded by the coding sequence ATGCTGACGGTGGAGCGGCTGCGGGCCGACCACGCGCCCGCCCTGCCGGCCTTCGAGCGGGAGAACCGCGCCTACTTCGCCCGGTCGGTGTCCGACCGGGGAGATGCGTACTTCGCGGAGTTCGCCGACCGGCACCGCGCGCTGCTGGCCGAGCAGGAGGCGGGGCTCGTCCACCTCCACGTCGTCCTGGACGAGGAGGGCGGGCTGGTCGGGCGCGTCAACCTGGTCTGCGACGGGCCGAACGCCCCGGAACTCGGCTACCGGATCGCGCGGCGGGCGACGGGCCGCGGCGTGGCGACGGCGGCGGTCGCGGAGGTGTGCCGGCTGGCCGCCGAGGCGTACGGCCTGGTGGAGCTGTGGGCGGTCACGACCCCGGACAACGCCGCCTCGCGCAGGGTCCTGGAGCGCAACGCCTTCAGGCGGGTGGGCGAGCAGCCGATCCGGACCGGCCGGCCGGGCCTGCTCCATCACCGCGCCCTCCTCTGA
- a CDS encoding LysR family transcriptional regulator — protein MATDIEPRLLRAFAAVAEELHFTRAAARLYVAQQALSRDIRRLERRLGTELFVRTTRQVALTADGERLLPYARAVLAAYDDLAGALSGAGPRPLLVDLNSPGLSGGRVLDRARALASDCELMARFESGLTGAAAEILAGRLDASFGRVAGLDPAVRARLAWQPVRYEPMAVVLPADHPLADRAEVPLAALAGQALYAGAGNPRTREWTDLAALLFAGRGLRVAPPAPLAVGVEEFRRVMAGSRTPVLAVVDFPPMADTVLRPLVDPVPLSPVALVWRRGLEHPGLDALRLAAARLAAEEDWLTVPRGAWLPEPDAALMRAPEPGAAP, from the coding sequence GTGGCCACCGACATCGAACCCCGGCTCCTGCGCGCCTTCGCCGCCGTGGCCGAAGAGCTGCACTTCACCCGCGCCGCCGCCCGCCTGTACGTCGCCCAGCAGGCCCTCAGCCGCGACATCCGGCGCCTGGAGCGACGGCTCGGCACCGAGCTGTTCGTCCGCACCACCCGGCAGGTCGCCCTCACCGCCGACGGCGAGCGGCTCCTCCCGTACGCGCGGGCGGTCCTCGCCGCGTACGACGACCTGGCCGGCGCCCTCTCCGGTGCCGGGCCGCGCCCCCTCCTGGTGGACCTCAACTCGCCGGGCCTGAGCGGCGGCCGCGTCCTGGACCGCGCCCGCGCGCTGGCGTCCGACTGCGAACTGATGGCCCGCTTCGAGAGCGGACTGACCGGCGCCGCCGCCGAGATCCTCGCCGGCCGCCTCGACGCCTCCTTCGGCCGGGTCGCCGGCCTCGACCCGGCGGTCCGCGCCCGGCTCGCCTGGCAGCCCGTGCGGTACGAGCCGATGGCCGTGGTCCTGCCCGCCGACCACCCGCTCGCCGACCGCGCCGAGGTGCCGCTGGCCGCGCTGGCCGGGCAGGCCCTGTACGCCGGGGCGGGGAACCCGCGCACCCGCGAGTGGACCGACCTGGCCGCGCTGCTCTTCGCCGGGCGCGGTCTCCGCGTCGCCCCGCCCGCGCCCCTCGCGGTCGGGGTGGAGGAGTTCCGCCGCGTCATGGCCGGGAGCCGTACGCCGGTCCTGGCCGTGGTCGACTTCCCGCCCATGGCGGACACGGTCCTGCGCCCGCTCGTGGACCCCGTCCCCCTGTCGCCGGTGGCACTCGTGTGGCGCAGGGGGCTGGAGCACCCGGGCCTGGACGCGTTGCGCCTCGCCGCCGCCCGACTGGCCGCCGAGGAGGACTGGCTCACCGTGCCGCGGGGGGCGTGGCTCCCGGAACCGGACGCCGCCCTGATGCGCGCCCCGGAGCCGGGCGCGGCACCATAG
- a CDS encoding UvrD-helicase domain-containing protein yields the protein MAAQEADRVVDTVRDREVAVEQEHLDRVYLRLEEKIHEAEFLMHDAAQRGQVGTPGALAERDAQVFRAGVHLNRLNSEFEDFLFGRVDLLRGKDGEKGPDGAYTSVEPADDAVRPDGTAEIAETLHIGRLGVLDADYSPLVIDWRAPAAAPFYRATPVEPGRVVRRRVIRSKGRRVLGVEDDLMRPELTATLDGAELPAVGDGALMAALGRARGHTMRDIVSSIQAEQDLVIRAPAASVTYVEGGPGTGKTAVALHRAAYLLYQDRRRYAGGILVVSPTPLLVAYTEGVLPSLGEEGQVAVRAVGSLVDGVEATAYDDPSVARVKGSSRMPKVLRRAARGALERGGAPDRLRVVAFGRRVELEAEELRRIRHAALGGTAPVNLLRPRARRLILDALYAKTGAAARQTDPELAAELRSSFDEDVASEDSFTAFLDAWWPELTPRGVLAAMADERRLGRWSRRVLNPGEVRRLARSLRRDAYSVHDVALLDELQTLLGAPAGPRRRREPDPLDQLTGLEELMPVREESQRERAERLERERTEYAHVIVDEAQDLTPMQWRMVGRRGRHATWTVVGDPAQSSWSDPDEAAEARDEALGTRPRRRFTLTVNYRNPAEIAELAAGVLALAMPGAESPRAVRSTGVEPRFTAVGDGDLAAVVRDEARRLLERVDGTVGVVAMGRREQAAGWLAGLGDRVVALGSLEAKGLEYDATVVVSPAEIADESPAGLRVLYVALTRATQQLTVVAGRRDEPDAAGVPDLLRD from the coding sequence GTGGCCGCGCAGGAAGCCGACCGTGTGGTCGACACGGTCCGGGACCGTGAGGTCGCGGTGGAGCAGGAGCACCTGGACCGGGTGTACCTCCGGCTCGAGGAGAAGATCCACGAGGCGGAGTTCCTCATGCACGACGCCGCCCAGCGCGGCCAGGTCGGCACGCCCGGCGCGCTCGCCGAGCGGGACGCGCAGGTGTTCCGCGCCGGCGTGCACCTCAACCGCCTCAACAGCGAGTTCGAGGACTTCCTCTTCGGCCGTGTCGACCTCCTGCGCGGCAAGGACGGCGAGAAGGGCCCCGACGGGGCGTACACCTCCGTGGAGCCCGCCGACGACGCCGTACGGCCGGACGGCACCGCCGAGATCGCCGAGACCCTCCACATCGGCCGCCTCGGCGTACTCGACGCCGACTACAGCCCGCTCGTCATCGACTGGCGCGCGCCCGCCGCCGCGCCGTTCTACCGGGCCACCCCCGTGGAGCCGGGCCGCGTCGTGCGCCGCCGCGTCATCCGCTCCAAGGGGCGCCGCGTCCTCGGCGTCGAGGACGACCTGATGCGCCCCGAGCTGACCGCCACGCTCGACGGCGCGGAGCTGCCCGCCGTCGGCGACGGCGCCCTCATGGCCGCACTCGGCCGGGCCCGCGGCCACACGATGCGCGACATCGTGTCGTCCATCCAGGCCGAGCAGGACCTCGTCATCCGCGCGCCCGCCGCGTCCGTCACGTACGTCGAGGGCGGCCCCGGCACCGGCAAGACCGCCGTCGCCCTCCACCGCGCCGCGTACCTGCTCTACCAGGACCGCCGCCGGTACGCCGGGGGCATCCTCGTCGTGTCGCCGACCCCGCTGCTCGTCGCCTACACCGAGGGCGTCCTGCCGTCGCTGGGGGAGGAGGGCCAGGTCGCCGTCCGCGCCGTCGGCAGCCTCGTCGACGGCGTCGAGGCCACCGCGTACGACGACCCGTCCGTCGCCCGCGTCAAGGGCTCCTCCCGGATGCCGAAGGTGCTGCGCAGGGCCGCCCGGGGCGCCCTGGAGCGGGGCGGCGCCCCCGACCGGCTGCGCGTCGTCGCCTTCGGCCGCCGCGTCGAGCTGGAGGCGGAGGAGCTGCGGCGGATCCGTCACGCGGCGCTCGGCGGCACCGCGCCCGTCAACCTGCTCCGCCCCCGCGCCCGGCGCCTGATCCTCGACGCCCTGTACGCGAAGACGGGCGCCGCCGCCCGCCAGACCGATCCGGAGCTCGCCGCCGAGTTGCGGTCCTCCTTCGACGAGGACGTCGCCTCGGAGGACTCCTTCACCGCGTTCCTCGACGCCTGGTGGCCCGAGCTGACCCCGCGGGGCGTGCTCGCCGCGATGGCCGACGAGCGGCGCCTGGGCCGCTGGTCGCGCCGCGTCCTCAACCCGGGCGAGGTGCGCCGCCTCGCCCGCTCGCTGCGCCGCGACGCGTACTCGGTGCACGACGTGGCGCTCCTGGACGAGCTGCAGACGCTGCTCGGCGCCCCCGCCGGACCGCGCCGCAGACGGGAGCCGGACCCGCTGGACCAGCTCACCGGCCTGGAGGAGCTGATGCCCGTCCGCGAGGAGTCGCAGCGCGAGCGGGCCGAGCGGCTGGAGCGGGAGCGCACCGAGTACGCGCACGTCATCGTCGACGAGGCGCAGGACCTGACGCCCATGCAGTGGCGCATGGTCGGCCGCCGCGGCCGGCACGCCACCTGGACGGTCGTCGGGGACCCGGCCCAGTCGTCCTGGTCGGACCCGGACGAGGCCGCGGAGGCCCGGGACGAGGCGCTGGGCACCCGGCCGCGCCGCCGCTTCACCCTCACGGTGAACTACCGCAACCCCGCCGAGATCGCCGAACTGGCCGCCGGGGTCCTGGCCCTGGCCATGCCCGGCGCCGAGTCGCCGCGCGCGGTGCGCTCCACGGGCGTGGAGCCCCGCTTCACCGCCGTGGGCGACGGGGACCTCGCGGCGGTCGTGCGGGACGAGGCGCGCCGCCTGCTGGAACGCGTGGACGGCACCGTGGGCGTCGTCGCCATGGGCCGGCGGGAGCAGGCGGCGGGCTGGCTCGCGGGCCTGGGCGACCGCGTGGTGGCGCTGGGCAGCCTGGAGGCGAAGGGCCTGGAGTACGACGCGACCGTGGTCGTCTCCCCGGCCGAGATCGCCGACGAGTCCCCGGCGGGCCTGCGGGTGCTGTACGTGGCGCTGACCCGTGCCACGCAGCAGCTGACGGTCGTCGCCGGGCGGCGCGACGAACCGGACGCCGCGGGGGTCCCGGACCTGCTGCGCGACTGA
- a CDS encoding NAD-dependent malic enzyme: MATAPSVSYSMTVRLEVPASGTAVSQLTTAVESSGGSVTGLDVTASGHEKLRIDVTIAATSTTHADEIVGKLRDIEGVVLGKVSDRTFLMHLGGKIEMASKHPIRNRDDLSMVYTPGVARVCMAIAENPEDARRLTIKRNSVAVVTDGSAVLGLGNIGPKAALPVMEGKAALFKRFAGIDAWPICLDTQDSDAIVEIVKAIAPGFAGINLEDISAPRCFEIEARLREALDIPVFHDDQHGTAIVVLAALTNALRVVGKAVGDVRVVMSGAGAAGTAILKLLIAAGVKHAVVADIHGVVHAGREDLVDAAPQSPLRWIADNTNPEGVTGTLKEAVRGADVFIGVSAPNLLDGDDVAAMADDAVVFALANPDPEVDPAVARRTAAVVATGRSDFPNQINNVLVFPGVFRGLLDAQSRTVNTDMMLAAATALADVVTDGELNPNYIIPSVFNDKVAGAVAGAVRNAAKAAAADAKPL; the protein is encoded by the coding sequence ATGGCAACGGCGCCCAGCGTCTCGTACTCGATGACGGTCCGGCTGGAGGTGCCCGCGAGCGGAACGGCGGTCTCCCAGCTCACCACGGCCGTGGAGTCCTCCGGCGGCTCCGTCACCGGCCTGGACGTGACCGCGTCCGGCCACGAGAAGCTGCGGATCGACGTGACCATCGCGGCCACCTCGACCACCCACGCCGACGAGATCGTCGGCAAGCTGCGCGACATCGAGGGCGTCGTCCTCGGCAAGGTCTCGGACCGCACGTTCCTGATGCACCTCGGCGGCAAGATCGAGATGGCGTCGAAGCACCCCATCCGCAACCGCGACGACCTGTCCATGGTCTACACACCCGGCGTCGCCCGCGTGTGCATGGCCATCGCCGAGAACCCCGAGGACGCCCGCCGCCTCACCATCAAGCGCAACTCCGTCGCCGTCGTCACGGACGGCTCCGCCGTGCTCGGCCTCGGCAACATCGGCCCGAAGGCCGCGCTGCCCGTCATGGAGGGCAAGGCTGCGCTGTTCAAGCGGTTCGCCGGCATCGACGCCTGGCCGATCTGCCTCGACACGCAGGACTCCGACGCCATCGTCGAAATCGTCAAGGCCATCGCGCCCGGCTTCGCCGGCATCAACCTGGAGGACATCTCCGCGCCCCGCTGCTTCGAGATCGAGGCGCGGCTGCGGGAAGCCCTCGACATCCCGGTCTTCCACGACGACCAGCACGGCACCGCGATCGTCGTCCTGGCCGCCCTGACCAACGCCCTGCGCGTCGTCGGCAAGGCCGTCGGGGACGTCCGCGTCGTCATGTCGGGCGCCGGCGCCGCCGGCACGGCCATCCTGAAGCTGCTCATCGCGGCGGGCGTCAAGCACGCGGTCGTCGCCGACATCCACGGCGTCGTCCACGCCGGCCGCGAGGACCTGGTGGACGCCGCGCCGCAGTCCCCGCTGCGCTGGATCGCCGACAACACCAACCCCGAGGGCGTCACCGGCACGCTCAAGGAGGCCGTGCGCGGCGCGGACGTCTTCATCGGGGTGTCCGCCCCGAACCTCCTCGACGGCGACGACGTGGCCGCCATGGCCGACGACGCCGTCGTGTTCGCGCTCGCGAACCCGGACCCCGAGGTCGACCCGGCCGTCGCCCGCCGGACCGCCGCCGTCGTGGCCACCGGCCGGTCGGACTTCCCCAACCAGATCAACAACGTCCTGGTCTTCCCCGGCGTGTTCCGCGGACTGCTGGACGCCCAGTCCCGTACGGTCAACACCGACATGATGCTCGCGGCGGCGACCGCCCTGGCGGACGTCGTCACCGACGGGGAGCTGAACCCGAACTACATCATCCCGTCGGTCTTCAACGACAAGGTCGCGGGCGCCGTGGCCGGTGCCGTACGCAATGCCGCGAAGGCCGCGGCGGCGGACGCGAAGCCCCTCTGA
- a CDS encoding HU family DNA-binding protein: MNRSELVAALADRAEVTRKDADAVLAALAETVGEVVAKGDEKVTIPGFLTFERTRRAARTARNPQTGEPIEIPAGYSVKVSAGSKLKEAAKGK; encoded by the coding sequence ATGAACCGCAGTGAGCTGGTGGCCGCCCTGGCCGACCGCGCCGAGGTGACCCGAAAGGACGCCGACGCCGTGCTGGCCGCGCTCGCCGAGACCGTCGGCGAGGTCGTCGCCAAGGGCGACGAGAAGGTCACCATCCCCGGTTTCCTGACCTTCGAGCGCACCCGCCGTGCCGCTCGCACCGCTCGCAACCCCCAGACCGGTGAGCCGATCGAGATCCCGGCCGGTTACAGCGTGAAGGTCTCCGCGGGCTCGAAGCTCAAGGAAGCCGCCAAGGGCAAGTAG